The Zobellia alginiliquefaciens genome contains a region encoding:
- a CDS encoding sensor histidine kinase, protein MNKRLFVLLVALMSLSLIGIISVQFLWIKQSVEDKEEQFSNTVSEVLNQVSDKIEERETKDYFERYIDVKDSVGEPKSSHLRNIFFIDRDINSNEIRFYSHGILEEDYNIASTFFDNGNGGDTIATIKNYTSKRSKTIFKEDFGLDGKEYKLNAVQKLQKIGGLSSIERAQFEDVFSEYAKKVPIHKRVSNQEIQLLLDRELKNRNLNIEYEYGVYSRGLPTKVKSRKFKFTKDMLYETPIFKDSEGASNFSLLIAFPKKKKFLIQSIIKMALLSLLFTLVIVIAYSGAIYQLIRQKQISEIKSDFINNMTHEFKTPIATINLAVEAIRNPKIIGDPDKVDRYLSMIREENKRMHAQVENVLRISKLEKNQLDISKDRVDVHDIIEDAIAHVELIVADRGGYIETHLKAKRTEVLASEMHFTNVIVNILDNAIKYSAKAPRINVSTEVAKNYIVIEIKDQGAGMSKAVVKKVFEKFYREHTGDLHNVKGHGLGLAYVKKIVDDHQGEVYAESEKGKGSTFYIKLPLI, encoded by the coding sequence ATGAATAAGAGGTTATTTGTCCTTTTGGTGGCGTTGATGAGTCTCTCCCTGATAGGAATAATATCTGTTCAATTCTTGTGGATAAAACAATCTGTGGAAGACAAAGAAGAACAGTTTTCCAATACAGTATCTGAGGTATTGAATCAGGTTTCCGATAAAATTGAGGAGAGAGAGACAAAGGATTATTTTGAACGTTACATTGATGTAAAAGATAGTGTAGGGGAACCTAAAAGTTCTCACTTGCGAAATATCTTTTTTATAGACCGTGATATAAACTCCAATGAGATTCGGTTTTATTCCCATGGTATTTTAGAGGAAGATTACAATATAGCATCTACGTTCTTTGATAATGGTAATGGTGGAGATACCATAGCCACAATTAAGAATTATACGAGTAAGCGGTCCAAAACTATTTTTAAAGAAGATTTTGGATTGGATGGAAAGGAGTATAAGCTAAATGCAGTACAAAAGCTTCAGAAAATTGGGGGTTTATCGTCTATAGAAAGAGCCCAATTTGAAGATGTTTTTAGTGAATATGCTAAGAAAGTGCCTATTCATAAGCGAGTTTCTAATCAAGAAATTCAACTGTTGCTTGACCGTGAACTTAAGAACAGGAACCTTAATATTGAATATGAATATGGGGTGTACAGCAGGGGACTTCCCACCAAGGTAAAGTCTAGGAAATTCAAGTTTACGAAAGATATGCTGTATGAAACTCCTATTTTTAAGGATAGTGAGGGGGCGAGTAATTTTTCTTTGCTCATCGCTTTTCCAAAGAAAAAGAAGTTTTTGATTCAGTCTATTATAAAAATGGCGCTACTATCATTACTTTTTACTTTGGTGATCGTGATTGCTTATTCGGGAGCAATTTACCAGCTTATTCGTCAAAAACAGATTTCAGAGATAAAATCTGATTTTATAAATAACATGACGCATGAGTTCAAAACACCTATAGCAACTATTAACCTAGCGGTTGAGGCTATCCGTAACCCAAAGATAATAGGGGACCCGGATAAGGTTGATAGGTATTTGAGCATGATTCGTGAAGAAAATAAACGTATGCACGCTCAGGTTGAAAATGTATTACGTATATCCAAGCTGGAAAAGAATCAGTTAGATATTAGTAAGGACAGAGTAGATGTACACGACATAATAGAAGATGCAATAGCACATGTAGAGCTTATTGTAGCTGATCGCGGTGGATATATAGAAACACATTTAAAGGCTAAGAGAACAGAGGTTCTTGCCAGTGAAATGCATTTTACAAACGTAATTGTAAATATTCTTGATAACGCCATTAAGTATTCCGCCAAGGCGCCTAGAATAAACGTGTCTACGGAAGTTGCTAAAAACTATATTGTAATTGAAATAAAAGACCAAGGAGCCGGAATGAGTAAAGCCGTGGTCAAAAAAGTATTTGAAAAATTCTACCGTGAGCACACGGGAGATTTACATAATGTTAAAGGGCATGGACTCGGGTTGGCATATGTGAAAAAGATTGTAGATGATCACCAAGGTGAGGTTTACGCAGAAAGTGAAAAAGGAAAGGGAAGTACTTTCTATATAAAATTGCCTTTAATCTAA
- a CDS encoding YbbR-like domain-containing protein — protein MFLFFSTLIWLINNLSESYVSTANFDLEYVNVPEGYLFKGATDSELKVKLEAGGFQFLGFNFKHSKIAIDLADAQQKDSIFYIPQDIYRKQVERQLSASMSLIDIETDTLFVGMLAVVSKKVPVKPNIEVNMARNYLIDGKMEVQPDSITLTGPSKEIDTIEVVRTHKLALPDLDADFSETLEIYKSKELKNTQYSSGEVELTAKIARFSEKVFEVPITTVHFPKNINVKTFPDKVSVVCKAKLKRLKKLEASDFEVIADYGQLKDNNADRLQLELRKKPSGLHSVKLQNESVEYILNKK, from the coding sequence GTGTTTTTATTTTTCTCGACTTTAATATGGCTTATTAATAACCTTTCGGAGAGTTATGTAAGTACCGCCAATTTCGATTTAGAGTATGTAAATGTTCCCGAGGGGTATTTGTTCAAGGGAGCTACGGATAGTGAATTAAAAGTAAAGCTAGAAGCAGGAGGGTTTCAGTTTTTGGGTTTCAACTTTAAACATTCCAAAATAGCTATTGATCTTGCCGATGCCCAGCAAAAAGATTCTATTTTTTATATACCACAAGACATATATAGAAAGCAGGTAGAAAGGCAGTTAAGTGCATCTATGTCTTTAATTGATATTGAAACCGATACGCTGTTTGTGGGAATGCTGGCCGTTGTGTCTAAAAAAGTTCCCGTAAAGCCTAATATAGAGGTCAATATGGCCAGGAATTATTTGATAGATGGAAAGATGGAGGTTCAGCCAGATTCTATTACTCTTACCGGGCCTTCTAAAGAAATTGATACGATAGAGGTGGTGCGGACGCATAAGTTGGCATTACCGGATTTGGATGCTGATTTTTCAGAAACTCTGGAAATCTATAAATCCAAAGAACTGAAAAATACACAATACTCAAGTGGTGAAGTGGAGTTAACGGCTAAAATTGCACGTTTTTCCGAAAAGGTTTTTGAAGTGCCTATTACTACGGTTCATTTCCCTAAAAATATAAATGTAAAAACGTTTCCTGATAAAGTTTCCGTAGTATGTAAGGCTAAATTGAAACGTCTAAAAAAACTGGAAGCTTCAGATTTTGAGGTTATTGCAGATTATGGTCAATTGAAAGATAATAATGCGGATAGGCTTCAGTTAGAATTACGAAAGAAGCCGAGTGGTTTGCATAGCGTAAAACTTCAAAATGAAAGTGTGGAATATATATTGAATAAAAAATGA
- a CDS encoding glycosyltransferase translates to MDLSFSFIVPVYNRPDEIAELLESLTHQTYSKDFEVLIVEDGSTFSSEEVVGKYRDKLFISYYKKPNSGPGDSRNYGMTRAKGNYFLIVDSDCMIPPQYLDAVHSTLEKEFVHCFGGPDAAHESFGVLQKAINYAMTSVLTTGGIRGNKKALDKFQPRSFNMGISKIAFETVGGFGKIHPGEDPDFTFRIWKEGFSTKLIPEAFVYHKRRIDWNKFFVQVKKFGSVRPILNKWHPKTAKMTYWFPTLFCLGFIVSLLFLVVGITVPLYLYVVYFMLIFIDSLLKNRNLAVALFSLIAVSIQFMGYGYGFLKSTIFLNFSKKQPETLFPHLFFK, encoded by the coding sequence ATGGATTTATCTTTTTCGTTTATAGTTCCTGTTTACAACAGACCCGATGAAATTGCGGAGTTGTTGGAAAGTCTTACGCATCAGACCTATTCAAAAGATTTTGAAGTGTTGATTGTAGAAGACGGTTCAACTTTTTCCTCTGAAGAAGTGGTAGGAAAATATAGAGATAAGCTATTCATTTCCTATTATAAAAAACCGAATTCAGGGCCGGGAGATTCTAGAAACTACGGAATGACCCGTGCCAAGGGAAATTATTTTCTTATTGTAGATTCGGATTGTATGATTCCGCCTCAGTACTTAGATGCGGTTCATAGTACTTTGGAAAAAGAATTTGTTCATTGTTTTGGTGGGCCGGATGCAGCTCATGAATCTTTTGGTGTTCTGCAAAAAGCTATCAATTATGCCATGACATCAGTGCTTACTACTGGTGGAATTCGCGGTAATAAAAAAGCATTGGATAAGTTTCAGCCAAGAAGCTTTAATATGGGGATTTCAAAAATAGCCTTTGAAACTGTTGGTGGTTTTGGGAAAATACATCCCGGGGAGGACCCAGATTTTACTTTTCGTATCTGGAAAGAGGGATTTAGTACCAAATTAATTCCTGAGGCATTTGTATATCACAAGCGCCGTATAGATTGGAACAAATTTTTTGTTCAAGTAAAAAAATTTGGTAGTGTTCGCCCTATTTTGAACAAATGGCATCCTAAAACTGCAAAAATGACCTATTGGTTTCCTACACTGTTTTGTTTGGGGTTTATAGTGTCACTCTTATTTTTGGTTGTTGGTATTACTGTGCCCCTATATTTATATGTTGTTTATTTTATGCTCATTTTTATAGATTCACTTTTAAAGAATAGAAATTTAGCAGTGGCATTATTTTCATTAATTGCCGTAAGTATTCAATTTATGGGGTATGGATATGGTTTTTTAAAATCCACCATCTTCCTTAACTTTAGCAAAAAGCAACCGGAAACATTGTTTCCACATTTATTTTTTAAATAA
- a CDS encoding enoyl-ACP reductase FabI, whose translation MSYNLLKGKKGIIFGALDENSIAWKTAERIHEEGGTFVLTNAPVAMRLGQIKDLAEKTGSQIIPADATSEEDLANLVAQSMEILGGKIDFVLHAIGMSVNVRKGRSYTDEKYDFTTKGWDVSALSFHKVLQSLYKADAMQEWGSIVALTYMAAQRVFPDYNDMADNKAYLESVARSFGYFFGKEKNVRVNTISQSPTPTTAGQGVKGFGGFISYAEKMSPLGNATALECADYTVTLFSDLTKKVTMQNLFHDGGFSNTGVSQEVIERFTEE comes from the coding sequence ATGTCATATAATTTATTAAAAGGTAAGAAGGGAATTATTTTTGGAGCTTTGGATGAAAATTCAATAGCATGGAAAACTGCAGAGCGAATTCATGAAGAAGGAGGAACGTTTGTTTTGACCAATGCACCTGTAGCTATGCGTTTAGGGCAAATTAAAGATTTGGCCGAAAAAACAGGTTCCCAAATTATTCCTGCCGATGCAACTAGCGAAGAAGATCTTGCAAATTTGGTAGCCCAATCCATGGAAATTCTTGGAGGAAAAATAGATTTTGTATTGCACGCTATCGGTATGTCGGTAAACGTTAGAAAAGGACGTTCTTACACGGATGAAAAATATGATTTCACTACTAAAGGATGGGACGTTTCCGCACTTTCTTTTCATAAAGTATTGCAAAGCTTGTACAAAGCAGATGCTATGCAGGAGTGGGGTAGTATCGTTGCTTTGACCTATATGGCCGCGCAACGTGTTTTTCCTGATTATAATGATATGGCGGATAATAAAGCATATTTAGAGTCCGTAGCACGTAGCTTTGGTTATTTCTTTGGAAAAGAGAAAAATGTTCGTGTAAATACCATATCACAATCCCCTACACCAACAACTGCTGGCCAAGGAGTGAAAGGATTTGGAGGCTTTATTAGCTATGCTGAAAAAATGTCGCCTTTAGGAAATGCAACTGCATTGGAGTGTGCGGATTATACGGTAACGCTCTTTTCTGACTTGACCAAGAAGGTCACTATGCAAAACTTGTTCCATGACGGAGGCTTCTCTAATACTGGGGTTAGCCAGGAGGTTATAGAACGCTTTACCGAGGAGTAG
- the coaE gene encoding dephospho-CoA kinase (Dephospho-CoA kinase (CoaE) performs the final step in coenzyme A biosynthesis.), translating into MIKVGLTGGIGSGKTTVAKMFRELGVPCYNSDEKAKDLMQNSPELIQQIKELLGEEAYKNGELNRAFVSQQVFNTKELLEELNAIVHPAVRSDFIKWADEQSSDYVIQEAAIIFEIGSQDFYDCIILVTAPKEIRIDRVMQRDASSTVEGIKARMKNQWDDTKKIEASHYIIQNDNIEQTKVQVLDVHRDILNKI; encoded by the coding sequence ATGATAAAAGTAGGCTTAACAGGAGGTATTGGTAGTGGTAAAACTACTGTGGCCAAAATGTTCCGGGAGTTGGGCGTGCCCTGCTATAATTCTGATGAGAAGGCAAAAGACTTGATGCAAAATTCTCCAGAATTAATTCAACAAATTAAGGAACTACTTGGGGAGGAAGCTTATAAAAATGGAGAATTGAACAGAGCTTTTGTCTCTCAGCAAGTATTCAATACTAAAGAACTTTTAGAGGAATTAAACGCAATAGTGCACCCGGCTGTCCGTTCGGATTTTATAAAATGGGCAGACGAACAAAGCTCAGATTATGTAATTCAAGAAGCTGCCATTATATTCGAAATTGGCTCGCAGGATTTTTATGATTGCATCATTTTGGTGACCGCTCCAAAAGAGATTAGAATTGATCGAGTTATGCAAAGAGATGCCTCAAGCACGGTAGAGGGTATTAAGGCCCGAATGAAAAACCAATGGGATGATACTAAAAAAATAGAGGCTTCCCACTATATCATCCAAAATGATAATATAGAACAAACCAAGGTTCAAGTATTAGATGTTCACCGTGATATACTTAATAAAATATAG